The DNA region AAGCTGATCAGACTGGTCAGCCTTATCTTGAAAATAGGAAAATATGAATGAGTTGCTTTTTGACTCAATACTATTTTATCTTTTTCACGAAAGGCTAGTCTGTATAGCTAGATAGTTTTAAAAGCTGAAAGAGCTGATTTGTCTCGAATGAAAAATAGAGAAAATTGAGCGTGATGCTCCTTATCACGAGTTTTTTTCTGAGAAGTACGCTCTTTTACTACCGTCCTATCTTAACAAAAAATGACGAACGATGCCACTTTTGATCGGCAAAACAAAAATAAGTGAAACAAAACGATTGCGCTTTGCTTCACTCGTTTTTTATCTATACCGACATTTATTTTTTCTTTTTATCTGGACGAACAATCAGCACATCACAAGGCGCATTCCGAATAATGTAACTGCTGACGCTGCCGATCATAAAACGTTCGACTGCATTTAGACCCGATTGTCCCACCATGATCAAATCGATCTCGTATTTTTTCGGTAGATCATTACACATCACATCTTTAGCAGACCCATAGGTTACAACGGTTTCTACTTGAGTAAAATCAACACTCTTAGCATACGTTTCACAATCTGCCAGTAATTCTTTTGCTGTTTCTGTTTCTTGATCCAACAGATTATCATTCAAGGATGAATAGCCCATCATAGTGTATACCTGATTTTCTATGACATGAACGACGATCACGCGACTATTATTTCTTCTAGCCACCTCAACTGCCTGTTCAAAAGCTAAATTTCCTTGCTCACTGCCATCGACACCGACTAAAATATTTTTATACGTTTGTGTTAACATGATACCCATCTCCCAATCAAATTCATTTGATTCTGACACTGGATCTTTTACTGACTACTACTAACGAAGACCGTTTAAAAAGGTGGTTATTTCTTCTTTGGTCTTACGATCTTTATTGACCAAACGGCCCAGCTCTTTGCCATTATCTGTTACGACAAAACTTGGGATCCCGAAAATATTCCACTCAGAGGCCAGATCGATAAATTTGTCCCGATCAACTTCAATAAACTGAAAATCTGAGAATTCGGCTTCGATCTCAGGCATGACCGGCTTGATATATCGGCAATCGCCGCACCAATCTGCAGTGAAGAAAAAGACACTCTTATCTTTTTCTACATAACCCGCTAATTCTTCATAAGATGTTGGAATAATCATATTGACCCCTCTACTTTCCGTAAATGATCGTATTGACTGTTGTCTTGTCTAAGCCTTTTAAGACTTGGATCAGCATTTCGCGAGCTGCTTCATAGTCTTTGATATTGAACATCGTTTGATGCGTATGAATGTAACGTCCGCAAACACCGATCACTGTACTTGGAACCCCGTTATTCGTTGTATGAGCCGCACCTGCATCTGTACCGCCTTTAGAAACAAAGTATTGATATGGAATATTGTGTGTCGCTGCAGTATCCAGTAAATATTCACGGACACGAGGTAACGTGATCAAACCAGGATCATAAATACGTAATAGTGTTCCTTCACCTAAATGTCCATACGTCCCTTTTTTCGTTTGTAAATCATCGGCAGCTGAACAGTCTACTGCAAAGAATAAATCTGGTTTAAACTTGTGAACAGATGGTTTAGAACCACGCAAACCAACTTCTTCCTGAACATTCGCACCAGCGATCAATGTATGACCTAATTGTTCATTTTGCAATTCTTCCAATGCTTCTAAAACCAAAGTACAGCCGTAACGGTTATCCCAAGCTTTACTGATGATATTTTTACCATTCGCTGTTTTGATCGTTTCAGTTTGAGGTACGATCGAATCTCCTGGACGTACGCCGTAGCTTTCTGCTTCTTCTTTTGATTCAAAGCCTGCATCAAATAACACATCGGTTACTTCAAGCTGCTTTTGGCCACTTGTTCCACGCAATAAATGCGGAGGAACGGAAGAAGAAATACAAGGATAATTCCCTTTGCTTGTTTTTAAAGTAAAGCGTTGTGCTGAAACAACATATGGATTCCAGCCACCTAAAGGTACGACTTGAAATAGACCATTATCTTTGATTTGAGTCAACATAAAACCGACCTCATCCATGTGAGCCGCAACCATCACACGTGGTGCATCTTGCTCTTTTGCTCTTTTAAGACCAAAGATACCGCCTAAACCATCATATTGGATCTCATCCACTAATGGCGTCATATGCTTTTTCATATACACACGAATATCGTCTTCAAATCCGCTGGTTCCTTGCAATTCAGTCAATTCTTTGATGCGTTGAAATGTTTTTTCTTCCATCATTATATTATCTGCCAGCTACCCTTTTAAGTTTCAAGGATGAACCTTTCTTTTCTGTAAAAATAACACATCATTCAAACAGAAACGGCAGATACTCCTTTCATCTAATTTCATCATTTATTATAACGCAAATTTTTTTAATTGCCCACGTTTTTTGTTTTTCGATATTTCCTTCATGTATGGTAAAATAAAAGAAAGGTCGATTTTTTCGGCAAACATTGACTATACTCGGAGGTTATTCCCATGAATGAAGAAAATGAATTAAGCTATTTCAAAGGCGGCTTAGCGATCGGTGTGAGTCTGGGTATCATAAGTGGGATTGCTTCTACATTATGGTATCAAAAACAACGAACCGTAGATGCTGACCTAGTTTTAGAAAATGTCAAAGAAGCATTTTTAAAAGAAGGCCCGATAGAAGGATCATGGATCGAATTTGAGAAAAAGCCACTTCGGAAATTTGCGATTCATTCAAAAACCTATAATGGCGGTATTTCTCGTTTAGAAGACGGCGTTATGGTCCAATATGAATTCACAGCAGATGCGCTCACTGGTACAGTGATCGATGTCAAGAGAATCAAAGAATAAAAAGAATCAGAGAAAAACTAATGACTCGTTTTTCTCTGATTCTTTCTATTTTGGTCAAATCTTCCTCGTGCGCGTTTCCCATTACGCCCAAAAGATTCTTCCACATTTGTTTTCAAAAAATAACTAACGATCGGAACACCAATAAACAATACCAGCGCTAATGAAGGCACATACCAGCCAACGAGCATGACTGATAAGATGGCTCCATAGTATAAACGATCTCTTGCTGCATATAATTGTTTCAACTATTTTTGTCTGCTCTCTTCTTCCACTGCCAACGGAATCCCTGCTTTAAACAAACGACTAAATGTTCCATTGACAGCAATCAGTAATAAACCATAAGCAAGTGTAGGCAGCTGTTTATCCGCAGCTTCCATAGACCAGCTCGTAAAAAATGGAATCAAAACTAAAGAGAAAAGAAAACATGTATTTCTGATAACGAATGGTTCATTGATTTTTTTGATCTGCTCAAACAATTTCCGATGATCGTTCCAATAGCCCGCTACGATGAAAAAACTGATTGCAAATGTCAGCAAGCTTTCAAGAAATCCAGTATAGTCACCACTGTTGGGAATTGGTATTTCCATCATCATTCCTCCTGTTGTCACTGTACTCAGGCAACATCACTTAAGAATTGACTATTATAGATGTCCGAATAAACACCTTCAGCTTCTAATAATTCTTGATGATTCCCTGATTCTACAACATCTCCTTGATCCATCACGATGATTTTATCGGCATCATAAATCGTAGACAAACGATGAGCTACAACAAAACTGGTACGACCTACCAACAATTGTTTCATTGCTTTTTGAATCAGCATCTCTGTCCTAGTATCGACATTCGATGTCGCTTCGTCTAAAATCAAGATTTCCGGATTCGCTAAAAAGGCTCGGGCGATCGTAATCAGCTGTCTTTGTCCTTGTGAGATATTATTTGTTTCTTCATTCAAAACCGTTTCATAACCTTCCGGTAATTTTCGAACAAACTCATCCACAAAAGCCGCTTTAGCTGCAGCATAGACCTGCTCTTTCGTTGCATCAGGATTGCCGTACTTGATATTGTCGTAAATCGTTCCTGAAAAAAGCCAAGTATCCTGTAAGACCATACCGATCTTTTGATGTAGCTGTTCATGCGTAAAGTTTCGGCTATCGATTCCATCGATTTTAATACTACCGCCAGAAATTTCATAAAACCGTTGTAATAAATGAACTAAGGTTGTCTTACCTGCACCTGTGTGTCCGACAATCGCAATCGTTTCTTTGGGTGCAACCGCTAAAGAAAAGTCCTTCATCAATAATTCTTCTCCGTAGCCAAATTGAACATGATCGAAACGTACTTTAGCCGAGTCATCCAGCTGATTAGGAAATGTCTGTTCATAATGTTTTCTTTCTTCTTCATCCAATACTTCAAAGACCCGTTCCGCAGAAGCAACGATCGATAAAATCCCGCTCCATATTTGAGAGAATTGACTAATTGGTTGAGAAAATTGCGTTGAATATTGAAGGAATGCCTGTAAATTTCCGATCAAGATCGCACCTGCAGCCACTTCAACAGCACCGACAGTACAAATCACGACATAAACTAGATTTTTCAATAAAATCATCGCCGGCATCATTGAACCGCCGAAAAATTTTGATTTCCAACCGGCTTCATACATTTCTTTATTGAACGTTTCAAATTGCTGCTCAGATTTTTCTTCATAATTAAAGCTTTTGATTACCGTATGACCATTGAAAGCCTCTTCGATCTGACCATTTAAGCTGCCTTGCACGTGTAAATATTTCTTGAAATTTTCCTGTGCTTTTGGTGTAAACAGTTTCGTTATCAAAAAACTGCAGGGTAAAATCAATGCAGCGACCAAAGTCAATTTCCAACTGATCGTCAGCATCAACCAGATCACACCGATGACTAAAATCACGCTAGAAAGTAATTGAGTCAAACTTTGCTGCAGCATCGTTGCGATATTGTCCATGTCATTGATCGCGATCGACATCAGGTTTCCATTTGAATGCTTGTCAAAATAATCACTTGGTAACTCATTGATCTTTGTCTTTAACTCGTTTCGTAAGGTTTTGGTTGTATTTTGTGAAACAACTGTCATCAACCACTGTTGTACAAAGTCCGCGATTGCTTTACCAACATACATTGCTCCGACGATCCCCAATATCATGGCAAGCTTTGTGAAATCAATTCCTGTTTTTGCTTTGATTCCTGCAAAAATCAATGTCGTTGCTGATCCTAATAATTTAGGGCTTAGCACTTGAAGCAGTGTACCTGCGATTGCAATGACTGCGACTAACACGATCAGCCAAAGACTTTCTTTCATGTAGCTCATCAATCGCTTAAGTGTTCCGCTTAAATCTTTTGGTGTCGCTTTGACGCCTCTATTCATCGGTGTTCCTTTACTCATCAGGCTGCCTCCTTGTCTTCTTGTGAAAGAATGATTTCTTGATAGACCGCGTTTGTTTCGGCCAATTCCTCGTGTATTCCCCAACCAACCATTTGACCTTCATTCAATACAAGAATTTTTGCAGCATTTTTCACAGTAGTGATTCTTTGTGCCACAATAATTTTGATTGCTTGATTTAAATGAACCTTCATCTTTTTTTGGATCATTGCATCTGTTTTGAAATCAAGTGCCGAAAATGAATCATCAAAAAGATAGATCGCAGCATTTTTTACAAATGCTCTCGCCAAACAGAGTCGTTGTTTTTGACCGCCGGAAAAATTGCCGCCATTTTTTTCTACCGCGCCATCTAAACCACCTTGTGCTTGGACGAAATCTACGGCCTGCGCTAATGCTAGAGCATCCCAAAGCTCATCATCTGTCGCCCGTTGATTTCCAACCAATAAATTTTCACGGATCGTTCCAAAAAATAACTGATTTACTTGAGGTACTAAACTAACTTGTTCATGCCAATTGCTTTGAGATATCTGACTGATTTCCTGCTCATTAAAACGAATCGATCCTTTACGTGGATCATACAAGCGGTCTAGTAAATTGACTAACGTCGTTTTTCCTGAACCTGTACTTCCGATAATTGCCAAGGTTTCTCCTGATCGAACAGAAAGAGAGATTCTTTCTAAGGCGTCTTCCTCCGCACCATCATAGCTGAATGAAACTTGGTCTAGGATCAAACTATTGGTTTTAGATTCATGCTCAGCGAAATCACTTGAACCATCTTGAATCACATTTTCTGTCTCCAACACATTATTGATTCGTTTCGCAGAAATTTGTCCACGCGGAATCGAAGAAAGAACCATTGTTAAAATAGCGACGCCCATTAAAATTTGTGCTGCATAAGACACAACACCCATCATCGTTCCAATCTCCATCTGCCCTGTATCGATCAGTCCTGCACCTAGCCAAGTGATTGCGATCGTTGCTAAGCTCATCATCAACGTAATGAAAGGCATCAAGAAACTAAAGGCTGTATTTGAGCGAATCGCTAATTTGGTATACGATTCATTTTCTTTTTGGTAACGTTGATACTCTTCCTGTTCTTTATTGAACGCATGGATCACTTTTATCCCTGTCAATCCTTCTTTAAAAATTAGGTTCAGCTGATCGATCTTTCGCTGCATTTTATCAAATAAAGGATTGGTATAACGGAAAATCAACCAGCAGACGATCAAAATAATCGGTGTTACAGAAACAAATGCCATTGTTAATGATGGACTTAACCGATAGGCAAAATAGATCCCGCCGACTAGATAAAGAGGTGCTAGAATCAAAAATTTCAAGCCCATTTCAACTAGATTTTGTACTTGAGTCACATCGTTTGTATTTCTGGTAATCAATGAAGAAGAGCCAAATCGATCCATTTCTTTTTGCGAAAATGAAGTAACTTTTTTGAACAATGCTTCTCGTAATTCACCGCCTAAGCCATACGATACCTTAGCCGCAAAATAAATGTTGATCAATGCTCCACCAAAACTAATAATCGCAAACCCTAACATTAAAAATCCTTTTTGCCAAATAATCGTTTGATCATTTGGAACAACTCCTTGATTGATCAATTGAGCTGTCAACGTGGGTAAATACAAATCACTAAATGTTTGTACTAATAAAAATAAAACTGCAATTGCTGTTGTCGCCTTTGGAAGACGTTTGATTATTTTTTTCATGTATTTCCCTTCTTTCATCTACTACTTATTATTTATGCATATACAGGCATATCTCTTTTGATTTTCAATCGTTGTGTCTTACAAAAATCATAAAATAAAAATAAACAAGCAATCATCTCATCATCTCCTATGCTTTTATTCATTTAATCGATTATACAAAATTAAAACAGGTACCTTACAAAAAAGAATTATAAAGGTACCTGTTTTAAATGTCAACAAAAATATGTAGGTACCTACAAAAAAAGAGAAACCGGGACATAACTCTACGAGTTACGACCCAGTCCTCTTTAAAACCAATAAACGGTGGAAGCTTCGGGAATAAACACTTTTATCCCATTTTCTCTCTTCTTATTGCTTGATTAGTCCAACGAGTAAAATTCCCGCTGTGATCAAAAAGGCTCCTAAAATAATTTGCCTTAATTCTTTCTTTGTTTTTTGAACTCTTAAAAAGCAAAGTCCACCAAAAATTGAGACTAGTACCGCTAGCTGTGAAAAGGTAAAGCTTTTCGCAACACCGATCAATGGAATAATTAAAAATAAGCTTAGATTAGCAACACTCCATGCCAATCCCGTCGTCCAATTTTTCATGATTGCTACAGGATCGACTTTTGATTTTTCAGCCCAAGCAAGTAATAATGAACTCATAAACATCCCTACTGATTGAGGAAAAATAACAGCTGTTCCAGAGATAGAAAAAAATTGCGGCAATGTCACATACAATACTAAGGCACTTGAAGAAAACAGTAAAAAAAGAAGTCCCTGCTTAAAATCTGCTGTAAGCTTCTGTTGCTCCTGCTCTTTAGAAAATGACGTACAGACGATTCCAAAAATGACCAACAAGATACCTGTTCCTCCAATGATAAACGCTTGGATACCTTGCCACTCTCGAAAAAAGAATACCGCAACTAACGTTGTTCCTATCAATTGGGTCCCGTTAGAAATCGGCATTGCCTCAGAAACGGGCATCAATTGAAATGAGTGAAACTGTAAATACTGTCCTATCGCCCACAGACAACCTGACAAAAAGGTGACAATACACAGCGAGACAGTCAACTGCGGCTTCAAACAAAATAAGACAACGATTCCGCACAGCAACGCAACCATCGTAGTTCCTATCAACTGATTGATCGGTTTGGCTTTTGTTAAAGAAGCGATCACTGGCATCAAGCCCCAGCCAAGCGCAGGTAAAAAATAAAGTAAATACATCGATATCTCCTTCTAATTACAAAGAGAGAAAACAGCAGAGCGTTCCGCTGTTTTCTCTACTGAATTTTATTTGCTCAAAGTTTAAACACATCATCTTCGATAGAAACATGCTCTTTTCCTTTGATGATCTCCCCTTTGTCAGTCTCTGGTAATACAACGATTATCACCGGATCTTTTGCTTCGTTCTTCAGCAGTGCAAGATTCATTTCCGCTAGCTTTTGCCCACAGCTAATTGTTCCATTTTCTGCTACAAGTAATGAAAAAGGGGCTCCTTTTAGATCTACTGTATCTAATCCCATATGGATCAAGATCGTCTCTCCCGATCGACTTTCTAACGTGATCGCATGAAGTGTTGGAAAAATGTTTAAGATTTTTCCAGAGACTGGTGCATACACTTGCCCTGTATGTTCGGTGATCGCAAAGCCAGGCCCCATCATTTTCTTGGAAAAAACAGCGTCATCCACGTCTTCTAAAGGGATCAATCGACCTTCTGCTACAGCTTTTAATGACTTTTTCTTTTTAAAGAATCTCATTTTCCACCTAACCTTTATGCCAATGTTGGCCAGTACTCTTTATTTGCCTCGATCATGTCGTCTAAAACTAACTTCGCAACTCTGGCATTTGGTACTGTTTGATTTAATGTGAAGGCTTGTAGTGCTTTTTGATAAGATCCTTCAAAGTATGCATCCACTAATAATTTTTCTGCGGCAACTTGTGCTTCCATCAAGCCTTTATGGAAATCATTGATCGGTTGTCTCAAGGAAATCGGTTCAACACCTGTAGCACCCACATAAGCTGGTACTTCTACTACTGCATCTGCTCTAAGATTCGGGATCGCCCCTTGATTTGGTACGATCAACATAAAGCGACGACGTTCGTCATTCAGCAATGACGTTGCCATATCAACGATGTATTGACCGTGCTCGCCAAAATTGAAATTTAAGACGTCTTCTGTCAAACCATCACGAATTTTTTGCGCCATTTCCCGTGTATTTTTTTCTCGCCCATCCATGACCATATTTGCTCGTGTATAATTCTTATCCGCATGCTCAACGACCATATCTGGGTATAAGTAATATTCTAAATAGTTATTTGGAATGTGTGTTGGGAAATTCTTGGTGATCACAGACATCATACTGAATGCCTCTTGCCATGTCTTATCTCCAGCGTTGAAATCAGCTACTGCCATTTCCTGAGTCGTCAGTTTCTCGATGATTTCAGGCATCACATCGCGACCTAGAGATTTATCGTAGATAGAGGTATACCAGCCAAAATGATTCAATCCATAGTAGCTAGGTATCCAGTTTTTTCGATCATAGCCATAGTTGATAGCGATCGTTTCTTCAATTGAAATCGTCATATCACATGCATTGATCATTTTCGCTGTCGGATACGTCCGGCGAACGGCTTCTGAAACGATCGATTCAGGATTCGTATAATTCAAAATCCAAGCATCTGGAGCAAATTCTTGAACATACCCAACGATTTCAAGCAAACCGCCCATTGAACGCATCCCATAAGCAAAGCCACCTAAGCCACAGGTTTCTTGACCAACTAAATCATACTTCAAAGCGATCTTTTCATCTTGCTCCCGCATTTTCATTCCGCCTACACGAATTTGTGAGAAAATGAAATCACAGCCCGTAAATGCTGTTTTAGGATCTTCTGTTGATGATAGTTTCACCTCATCGTAGCCATCTTTTTTCAGCATAAAATCAATGATTAGATACATATCATCATTTCTTTTTTTATCGATATCGTATAATCGAATTTCCGCAACTGGTAAACGATCCGCATTATTTAAAACAGCTTGAATGATTCCTGGCGTATATGTGCTTCCGCCACCTGCGATTGTAATGATTTGTTTTTTTGTCATTGTCTTCACCTATCCTTGATTTTCTAATAATTTATCAAATTCAGCCATGATATACGTTACTTCCAAACCAACGATCACTTGATAATTTTTCTCTGTCGGTTTGATGATTCCGCTAACACCTAACTGCTTGATTCGTTGCTCATTCACTACAGAACTGTCCAAAACCTCTACTCTCAATCGTGTATTACAGCTATAAGCGTCCGCAATATTTTTTGCACCACCGAAAGCATCCAATAATTTTTTCGCCATATATTCATAGTTTTTACTTGCTAATGTTAGTTCTTTTTCCTCTTCTTCTATTGTTTCTGTCCCAAATTCTGTTGCCACTTCTCTTCCTAAAGTTGGGATATTACGCTTTTTGATCAGGTAATAGAATGTGAAGTAATAGAGTGCAAAGAACACTAATCCGATCGGAAGAATCAAGATCGCATTCGTTGCGATTCTAAAATTGATCAAGTAATCCACGATACAGGCACCAAAGGTAAAACCGATTCGAATATTGAATAGGTAGCAGACAAATCCTGCCAAACCTGCGAAGAATGCATGAACGACATAAAGCATTGGCGAAATGAACATAAAGCTGAATTCAACAGGTTCTGTGATATTTGCGATAAATGACGTTGCCGCACCACTCCCCATGATCCCTTTGACCATCTCTTTATTTTCTTTGAACGCTGCACGATAAATCGCTAAACAAATCGCTGGTATACCAAACATCATTACCACGAAAAATCCAGATAAGAATAATCCTGCTTGCGGATCTCCATTGATAAAGCGAGTCATCTCACCACGGAAAACTTCTCCACTTGGCGATGTATAGCTTCCTAGATCATAGTAAACATAGGTATTCAAGACATGATGAAGCCCAAATGGAATCAACAATCGATTCAGGAACATAAAAATACCGACTCCAAATGCACCCATGTCTACTAATAATTTTGCGAAACTATCGATCCCTGTTTGGATGATCGGCCAAATAACCCCAAAAACAACTGCTGTGATCGTTTGTAAAATCATGACCATCGTCAACGGAAATTTTTCGCCTGCAAAATAAGAAAATACCATTGGTAATTTTTGATTTTTGAAACGATTATAGGTCCAAGCAGCAACCAACCCAGAAATGATCCCGCCAAAAATCCCCATACTTACAGCCGGATTCATGATCTCCAACCCTTTTTTCAACGTTGCAATTGCTAGAAACCCAGTCAAAGCTGGAATCCCTTTATCCTTCGTCTTAGCAAAACCGATCGTTACACCAATGGCAAACAGAATGTCTAAATTCCCAAAAACAGCATTTCCGGCAGCACCGATCACCGGAATATTCAGCATATCATCCGCAGATAAACGCATGATCAAACCCGCCAACGGCATTGCAGCAACAGGAAGCAACATTGCTCTTCCCAATTTTTGAATATTCGCTTTAAAACTCGACATGATAACTCCTCCTTAAATTAAAAGCGGAACAAATCGTCTAATCCTGTAGAAAATTAGGAAATTGACTTTGAGACGCTTTTTGTCTCACTGGCAATTTATCTATTTTCCTAAGGATTGATTTGTGCAGCTGGATAATGATAAAAGCGGAACAGGCTCGCTCAGCCTTGACAGGAAAATAGGAAAAATCGATTGAGGTGCTTTCTGCCTCACTCTATTTTTATCTTTTTCCCGAAAGGCTAGCCTGTGCAGCTAGATAACGATAAAAGCGGAATGAACCGTTCAGTCTCGACTGAAAAATAGGAAAATATAACTGAGGTGCTTTTTTCCTCATTTATATTTTATCTTTTTTCCGAGAGACTGGCTCATGCAGCTAGATAATGATAAAAGCGGAACAGGCTCGTTTTGCTCTGACAGAAAAATAGGAAATATTGATTGAGATGCTCTTTATCTCACTCAATATTTATCTTTTTTCCGAAGAGCTAGCCTGTGTAGCTGGACAATATAAATGATCAACACTTTCTTTGAAAGTCTTGTACTGTTCAACATCAACTCAATCATTTTCGTTGTGTTTCTCAGCAAATGATCAACACTTTCTTCGAAAGTCTTGTACTGTCCATCATCAACCCAATACTTTCGTTATAATTCTCAGCAAATCTCCCGATACGTGACCAGTTCGATCTCCTTATCCTGTTTCACTGTTTTCGCAAACTCTGAATGAATCAAAAATTCGACCTGATTGATTCGTGGAAAAACAAACCCTGATCCCTGGTATAACTCTTGATCGATATAAGCTGTATGACACATGATCTCCGTTGTTTTTACCGATCTTAATTTTTCCAGCAGATCCGCTAAATATTCATCGATTCCTTTGTCTATTTGACGTTCCTTCGGCTCATCTACGCCTACATCATCAAAGAATCGCTCAAAGTAATCAACATGACGCACCTGCTCTTTTTCTTCAAAATTCCCGCGAACCGGCAAATCATATTTCTTTGCTAGAGCAACAACTACTTCCTGATTTTGTCCAAAAGTGTGTGCATGATGATGACTGTCTAAATGAGTAGGTACGATCCCTGAACGATAAACCTTTTGAATTTGACTATTCCATTCTTGGTATAGCTCATCCAAATCGATTTCAAAAGGTTGTTCATAATAAGCTAATTTCTTAAAAGAACCCTTTCCATCCATCAATGTATCAACATTTTTTAAAAGTGGTTGTCCACAAGTCAATGTCAAATGAACGCCAACACCTAAATCTGGATTTTCTTTTTTCAACTGGACTGCCTGTTCAAATCCCGGCATATTCGCCATTAGCGTGGTTGAAGTCAAAATCCCTTCACGATAAGCATCGATGATCCCATAATTCACCCCGCGGCTGTATCCAAAATCGTCTGAGTTGATAATTACTTTTCCCATTTTTCCTCTTCCTTTCTAAACAGTAAAAAAGGCGCACCCTAATAAAAGAACTCCAGTATAAAACTGAATACTCTCTCATTAGGTTACGCCTACCGAATAGTAACACCCTAATCATTGTTTTATTTAATTCTTGCCAAATGCACTGCTAAATACACTGTT from Enterococcus sp. 9D6_DIV0238 includes:
- the chbG gene encoding chitin disaccharide deacetylase; amino-acid sequence: MGKVIINSDDFGYSRGVNYGIIDAYREGILTSTTLMANMPGFEQAVQLKKENPDLGVGVHLTLTCGQPLLKNVDTLMDGKGSFKKLAYYEQPFEIDLDELYQEWNSQIQKVYRSGIVPTHLDSHHHAHTFGQNQEVVVALAKKYDLPVRGNFEEKEQVRHVDYFERFFDDVGVDEPKERQIDKGIDEYLADLLEKLRSVKTTEIMCHTAYIDQELYQGSGFVFPRINQVEFLIHSEFAKTVKQDKEIELVTYREIC
- a CDS encoding PTS transporter subunit EIIC, with the protein product MSSFKANIQKLGRAMLLPVAAMPLAGLIMRLSADDMLNIPVIGAAGNAVFGNLDILFAIGVTIGFAKTKDKGIPALTGFLAIATLKKGLEIMNPAVSMGIFGGIISGLVAAWTYNRFKNQKLPMVFSYFAGEKFPLTMVMILQTITAVVFGVIWPIIQTGIDSFAKLLVDMGAFGVGIFMFLNRLLIPFGLHHVLNTYVYYDLGSYTSPSGEVFRGEMTRFINGDPQAGLFLSGFFVVMMFGIPAICLAIYRAAFKENKEMVKGIMGSGAATSFIANITEPVEFSFMFISPMLYVVHAFFAGLAGFVCYLFNIRIGFTFGACIVDYLINFRIATNAILILPIGLVFFALYYFTFYYLIKKRNIPTLGREVATEFGTETIEEEEKELTLASKNYEYMAKKLLDAFGGAKNIADAYSCNTRLRVEVLDSSVVNEQRIKQLGVSGIIKPTEKNYQVIVGLEVTYIMAEFDKLLENQG
- a CDS encoding maltose-6'-phosphate glucosidase; the protein is MTKKQIITIAGGGSTYTPGIIQAVLNNADRLPVAEIRLYDIDKKRNDDMYLIIDFMLKKDGYDEVKLSSTEDPKTAFTGCDFIFSQIRVGGMKMREQDEKIALKYDLVGQETCGLGGFAYGMRSMGGLLEIVGYVQEFAPDAWILNYTNPESIVSEAVRRTYPTAKMINACDMTISIEETIAINYGYDRKNWIPSYYGLNHFGWYTSIYDKSLGRDVMPEIIEKLTTQEMAVADFNAGDKTWQEAFSMMSVITKNFPTHIPNNYLEYYLYPDMVVEHADKNYTRANMVMDGREKNTREMAQKIRDGLTEDVLNFNFGEHGQYIVDMATSLLNDERRRFMLIVPNQGAIPNLRADAVVEVPAYVGATGVEPISLRQPINDFHKGLMEAQVAAEKLLVDAYFEGSYQKALQAFTLNQTVPNARVAKLVLDDMIEANKEYWPTLA